In Chrysiogenia bacterium, the DNA window GCCGCCGTCCTCCAATCGCGCACCAACCACGGCATAGTCCCCGTCGATGGCGACAGAGATTCCGAACTCGTCCGTTGCCTGTCCGTCGTCCGGCTCCAGTTTCACCACTTCGATTCCCAGCAGCCCAGCGACGAACGCTTTGAGTTCCTCGCCGCCGCAAGAGGCGGTCGTGCCAAGCACCATCAACAGCACCAGTCCCGTTTTCATTTTTCTCAACTTCCTTTTCATCGCGATGTTCCCCCTGTTTCCAGGTATGCCCACCATTCTAGATAATCCGATAAGGTTCACTGCCATCGGGCATGCGGCCGATGCGGCCCCCCTCATCCTGCATTTTCACCACGAGCAGGCGGGTTCGCACTGGCGCTCCATCAAAGGCTGCGAAATTGTTCACGGCAATAGCTCAAAGTGGTCACAGTGGGAGGGCCGAATAACGGAGAAGTCCCTCCGGTCGATGGTGGCAATGCGCGTGATGGCAAGCCGTTCAGCCAAGGCCGCAACGGAGGCATCGACGAAGCCCAAACGAAGGTCATCGTAGCGAGCAAGCAGATCATGCGCGCGCAGGACGTCGGCGGCGACAAGGGCGGTTAGCTCAAAACGCCCGGCATGGACGTCGAGCAAAAGATTGCGCTCGGGCTGGGTCCCCAGGTTCTTGGAAACAAGGTAACAGGCTTCGGCAAGTACGGGCTGGGGCAGAAGAAGATGTTCTGCCGTCGAAGAAAGGAACGCGAAGACCCGCTCGTGCCAACTGTCGCGGCGGTCCATAAAGGCGTATACCGCCCCGGTGTCGAGCAGTACGGCCATTCAATCCTGACCGAATCCCTCAAGCAGTTCCTCGGCGCGCTCGGAGATGTCTGAGCGTCCGCTGTCACCACAGGCACCTGAGAGGAACTTGCGCGGCCAAGGACCAGTGTATTCGCGGGCGGATTCGACCTCATCATCCAACGTCACCAGCACGACCGCCCCGGAAGGGAGATCGGCGGGTTCGACCGGCTTAAAGACCCCGTCCTCGAAAATCGCATGGATCGTGCGGCTCATATCGTTTAATTCTAGCCTAGGCCCGCGCGCACCGCAACGGCGCTCCCGTGGGCGCGCCCCCAAGCCCAGGACAGAAAGGCATCTGCCGCCACTGCCCCGTAGTGACCGCTCTGCTGCGCCGCCGAGGCAGGGCCCTTCCCCGCCGGGCCCGGGCGGCTACACTGGGCGGCACGTTGCGGCCCGCGGGGGCCGGAAAAACTGCAGGGTGAGACAAACATGGCAAAGATCGGTGAGGGCGACCGCGCCCCGGACTTTACGCTCTCCGACCAGGGCGGCAAGGAAATCAAGTTCTCGGACTACCGCGGCAAGAACGTGGTGCTCTATTTCTACCCCAAGGACGACACCCCCGGCTGCACCGCCGAATCGTGCGCCTTCCGCGACAGCTACGAGGACTTCAAGGACCTGGGCGCCGAAGTGATCGGCATCTCCAGCGATTCCCCGGACTCGCACACAAAGTTCGCGGCCAAGTACTCGCTGCCCTTCGTGCTGCTCTCCGACCGGGGCGGCAAGGTGCGCAAGAGCTTTGGCGTGCCCACCACCTTCGGCCTGCTTCCCGGCCGCGTCACCTACGTGATCGACAAGGAAGGCGTCGTCCGCAAGATTTTCAATTCGCAGTTCAATCCCAAGAAACACATCGACGAAGCTCGCCGCGTGCTGGCCAAGCTGGGCTAGAGAATGTCGGCCAGGATGAGCACCCCGATGAGCACGAAAGCGCCCCCGGCGATTTTCTCGAGCACTTCGGGCGCGATCATCCGGGAGAGCGCCTCGCCGAATCCTGCGCCAATCGCCGTAACGGCCACCAGTGCGAGCGCGGCGCTCAGGAACACGGTCCAGGGCTTGCCGGTCTTGGATACGGCGGCGATCACTGCAAGCTGGGTCTTGTCGCCCATCTCGGCAAGAAACAGGGTGACGAAAGTCGTTCCGAAAATCTTCCAGTCCATGTGCGTTGCGCTCCATGCGGGTGGTAGTAGGGCCTGTATATCATGAGCGAGTTCACCGCACATCCCGCGCGCAAGCGATTTGCCGAGCTGGCGCGACTTCCCGACGATGAGATCCCCCTCGACGAGGCGGCACTGCTCATCCAGGCCGAAGAAGAGTCGGACTTCGAAGTGCGCCAGGGGCTGGCCGCGCTCAACGCGCTGGCCGAGCAGATCCGCTACGAGATCGAGCGCGAGGAGACCCTGCTCCAGAAGTTCGATGTGCTCCGCGAGTTTATTTATGAGCGCCTGGAATTCCACGGGAGCCAGGACGACTACTACTGCGCCGAGAACAGTTACCTGGGCTCGGTCATCGAGCGCCGCGCGGGCATTCCGATCACCCTGGCGGTCGTGATGATGGAAGTGGCGCGCCGCCTGGACATCCCGCTGCAGGGCGTCGGGTTTCCCATGCACTTTCTGGTTCGGCTCGACCTGCCCAAGAGCGCGATCTTCGCCGACCCCTACGACCGCGCCCAGGTCATGCTGACCGAGGACTGCCGCTTTTTTCTCGAACAGCTCTCGCGCGGGCGCATCGAGTTTTCCGAGCAGCTTCTGGCGCCCGCCACGAACCGGCAGATCCTCATCCGCATGCTCTCAAACCTCAAGGCGGTCTTTGCCCGCGACGGGGAGCTCGAACGGGCCATCACCGTCGTGGACCGGATCCTGCTGCTCAGCCCCCGGGCCTCCCACGAACACCGCGACCGCGGACTGCTCCACTTCGGGCTTGGGCGCTTCGGCCTGGCGCTGGCCGACCTGGAGCGCTATCTCGTCCAGGAGCCCGAGGCCCCCGACCGCATCGAAATTCTGGGC includes these proteins:
- a CDS encoding PIN domain-containing protein, with protein sequence MAVLLDTGAVYAFMDRRDSWHERVFAFLSSTAEHLLLPQPVLAEACYLVSKNLGTQPERNLLLDVHAGRFELTALVAADVLRAHDLLARYDDLRLGFVDASVAALAERLAITRIATIDRRDFSVIRPSHCDHFELLP
- a CDS encoding antitoxin family protein, which gives rise to MSRTIHAIFEDGVFKPVEPADLPSGAVVLVTLDDEVESAREYTGPWPRKFLSGACGDSGRSDISERAEELLEGFGQD
- a CDS encoding peroxiredoxin is translated as MAKIGEGDRAPDFTLSDQGGKEIKFSDYRGKNVVLYFYPKDDTPGCTAESCAFRDSYEDFKDLGAEVIGISSDSPDSHTKFAAKYSLPFVLLSDRGGKVRKSFGVPTTFGLLPGRVTYVIDKEGVVRKIFNSQFNPKKHIDEARRVLAKLG
- a CDS encoding TMEM165/GDT1 family protein yields the protein MDWKIFGTTFVTLFLAEMGDKTQLAVIAAVSKTGKPWTVFLSAALALVAVTAIGAGFGEALSRMIAPEVLEKIAGGAFVLIGVLILADIL
- a CDS encoding tetratricopeptide repeat protein, which codes for MSEFTAHPARKRFAELARLPDDEIPLDEAALLIQAEEESDFEVRQGLAALNALAEQIRYEIEREETLLQKFDVLREFIYERLEFHGSQDDYYCAENSYLGSVIERRAGIPITLAVVMMEVARRLDIPLQGVGFPMHFLVRLDLPKSAIFADPYDRAQVMLTEDCRFFLEQLSRGRIEFSEQLLAPATNRQILIRMLSNLKAVFARDGELERAITVVDRILLLSPRASHEHRDRGLLHFGLGRFGLALADLERYLVQEPEAPDRIEILGKVEEARAEIHKQN